From one Aeropyrum camini SY1 = JCM 12091 genomic stretch:
- a CDS encoding signal peptidase I, producing the protein MESRGTGPRLHGSAGERLPESTINSLSSLVPLLLSAAMAHWLMRLGVIGGDARLLTAAILGAGGFIAMRPLIHSSGVLGRYPPLAPFGAGVLMASLYVVFGTVLTGLGKSPYIHTPYYILYNSVLSLALVAGEEALRTSFIWRTGYRRPALAILMSTLLIMAVYLNPSQVEGLTSGEGVRNFASWAFPLLSVNLAAGVASLYYGYIGSVSLRLPTALAWVMMPVLPNVYTTDAILVHVIVAVIVITFLSMTAQPTLGSPLTLADRLMIGLSILAVVGVWLSHGLLGYYALVVLSGSMEPELERGDIVIVSSVDPGDVKIGDVILYASTNGPVIHRVIEVREGGGGSIEYITKGDANEAPDSDPVKPEQVRGRVIGVVPDVGGVSLWLKQALNAILRG; encoded by the coding sequence TTGGAGAGCAGGGGGACTGGGCCGCGGCTTCATGGCTCAGCCGGGGAGAGGCTTCCGGAATCGACTATTAACAGCCTGAGCAGTTTAGTGCCGTTGCTCCTTTCAGCTGCTATGGCACACTGGCTCATGCGATTAGGCGTCATAGGAGGTGATGCCCGGCTTCTTACAGCCGCCATACTGGGGGCTGGCGGGTTCATTGCTATGCGCCCCCTTATACATAGTTCGGGCGTTCTCGGCAGGTACCCGCCGCTGGCACCGTTTGGCGCTGGAGTCCTCATGGCTTCTCTATACGTTGTATTTGGAACCGTTTTAACGGGGCTAGGTAAGAGCCCCTATATCCACACACCTTATTATATACTCTACAACTCTGTATTATCTCTAGCACTTGTGGCTGGCGAGGAGGCCTTAAGGACCTCTTTTATCTGGAGGACGGGATACAGGCGTCCAGCATTAGCGATACTAATGTCAACACTGCTCATCATGGCTGTTTATCTCAATCCATCTCAGGTTGAGGGTCTAACATCGGGGGAGGGGGTAAGAAACTTTGCTTCCTGGGCTTTCCCATTGCTTTCAGTTAACCTGGCAGCCGGGGTGGCAAGCCTATACTACGGCTACATAGGCTCGGTCTCCCTAAGGCTACCGACGGCTCTAGCATGGGTTATGATGCCCGTGCTTCCTAACGTGTATACAACGGACGCTATACTAGTGCATGTTATTGTGGCTGTCATAGTCATAACTTTTCTATCGATGACCGCCCAACCAACATTAGGATCGCCTCTAACCCTAGCCGACAGGCTCATGATAGGGTTGTCTATACTCGCAGTGGTAGGAGTGTGGCTCAGCCACGGCCTGCTCGGATACTACGCCCTAGTGGTGTTATCGGGCAGCATGGAACCCGAGCTTGAGAGGGGAGATATAGTCATAGTCTCGAGCGTTGATCCTGGAGATGTTAAAATTGGGGATGTGATTCTCTATGCTAGCACCAACGGCCCGGTGATACATAGGGTTATAGAGGTTCGAGAAGGCGGCGGAGGCTCTATAGAGTACATAACTAAGGGGGACGCGAACGAAGCCCCCGACTCTGACCCTGTCAAGCCCGAGCAAGTTAGGGGGAGGGTGATCGGGGTAGTGCCTGATGTCGGCGGAGTTTCTCTATGGCTTAAACAGGCGCTCAACGCAATCTTACGAGGCTAG
- the thiW gene encoding energy coupling factor transporter S component ThiW: MSLSHLGPERKLALAAILGGLAVSLSVIRIDVGPTKALPWQHMVNVVAGVILGPWWASGLALAVGLVRMALGIGTIYSIPGGIPGALLVGLGAVALLRLGRNPIPAGLLEPLGTAVVGFLLALYIFAPLMGDVEAWRSALTVIWLGWLASTLIGTTLGVAALVALERSGVVRLRPPDSGRAGEG, encoded by the coding sequence GTGAGCCTCAGCCACCTCGGGCCTGAGAGGAAGCTTGCGCTGGCCGCTATCTTGGGAGGGCTGGCGGTCTCCCTCAGCGTCATCAGGATTGATGTAGGGCCTACAAAGGCTTTGCCGTGGCAGCATATGGTTAACGTGGTCGCGGGCGTCATCCTCGGGCCGTGGTGGGCCAGCGGTCTCGCCCTCGCCGTTGGGCTCGTTAGAATGGCCCTCGGTATTGGGACCATCTACAGCATCCCCGGCGGCATACCAGGCGCTCTTCTTGTAGGTCTGGGTGCAGTGGCCCTGCTGAGGCTAGGTAGAAACCCCATACCGGCGGGTCTTCTGGAGCCTCTCGGCACCGCCGTCGTAGGCTTCCTCCTTGCCCTCTACATTTTCGCTCCTCTCATGGGGGATGTCGAGGCGTGGAGAAGCGCGTTGACAGTTATATGGCTGGGGTGGCTTGCCAGCACTCTTATAGGAACAACCTTAGGTGTGGCGGCGCTCGTAGCGCTGGAGAGGAGCGGGGTTGTACGGCTCAGGCCTCCTGATAGTGGGCGAGCAGGGGAGGGGTAA